The following DNA comes from Thalassoglobus sp. JC818.
CTTCGCGTGGATCAATTCCCAGGTGATAAAGTTCGATGGGACTCGGACTTTTCTTCAGCATATTGACCTGCACTGCTTTCCAGTTGCCCATGCGGACAGCCCGCTTCCCTCCCTGTTCGAAGAACTCCCAATAGAGCCAGCGGTGCTGCTCTTGGTCACGTTTCTTGCCGAGAAGTGTTGGTGCGAAAGAAATTCCATCCAAGTCTGATGGAGTCGTTGCACCGGCCAGTTCGCACGCTGTCGGGAAGAAATCCCAGAACGCTGAAACGTGATCACTGTCTGAGCCAGCAGGAATCGTTCCAGGCCACCAGGCCACCATGGGAGTGCGAATTCCTCCTTCATATAAGTCTCGTTTCGCACCCCGCAGCAGGCCGGAAGATTCAAACGACTTCTCCGAATGTCCGCCCGCTTCGGTTGCTCCGTTGTCACTGGCGAAGATGACCAGAGTGTTTTCAGCGATGTTCTGATCCTTGAGTGTTTTCAGGATCTGTCCTACTTCCCAATCCAATCGACTGACCATCGCTGCCCACGTGGTCAGCGGCTCAGGCTCGTTTCTGTAGTGCTTCTGGTTCGTAACAGGAGTCTCTTCGAATTTGCCGCGGTACTTTGCTTTCCATTCCTCCGGTGCATAAAGGCTGACGTGAGGAATATGAGCTGAGTACATCAGGAAAAAGGGTTCCGCTGAATGTTTGCGAATCCAGCTTGTCGCTTCCTCAAGATAAAGATCGTGGCAGTACTGATCTCCTTCGTGCTCGAAGTTCCCAGGCAGTTCGATCGCCTGCCCGTTTCGGTAAACGACTTTCGGAAAGTAGTGATGCGCTTCTGTATGACTCAAGACTCCAAAGAAGTGATCGAAGCCCTTTCGGTTTGGCAAATCGATGTCAGACATCCCTCCAGAAACGCATGACTTTCCAATCATTGCTGTCGCGTAACCTGCATCCT
Coding sequences within:
- a CDS encoding arylsulfatase, with translation MLRIFASVAVCLFLYTIVSCFESSAFAEEGKRPNIVFILADDLGIGDLGFYGQERIETPHIDQMFAEGMEFTQHYSGSTVCAPSRSCLMTGLHTGHTYMRGNGSEVVLRDDPEDRTVASALQDAGYATAMIGKSCVSGGMSDIDLPNRKGFDHFFGVLSHTEAHHYFPKVVYRNGQAIELPGNFEHEGDQYCHDLYLEEATSWIRKHSAEPFFLMYSAHIPHVSLYAPEEWKAKYRGKFEETPVTNQKHYRNEPEPLTTWAAMVSRLDWEVGQILKTLKDQNIAENTLVIFASDNGATEAGGHSEKSFESSGLLRGAKRDLYEGGIRTPMVAWWPGTIPAGSDSDHVSAFWDFFPTACELAGATTPSDLDGISFAPTLLGKKRDQEQHRWLYWEFFEQGGKRAVRMGNWKAVQVNMLKKSPSPIELYHLGIDPREANDVASEYPNIVEVAKQIFEEARTESPIERFNWPSNR